aatggattttcaaatttgtattcGCTCACTCAATGAATGTGATGTCGCGATAATATCgattttcttttgtattttttttatggaatTCAAAGTCAATGCCTGGCcacgactcgactcgactcgactcgactccaCATGACAAATTTTCCTATCAGCATCGATAGAGGAGGGTTGATGGCATACGCAGATGTTTACCATGGAGACACGAAGCCACCGAGCCAGCAATGCGACATGTTATTGCCGTGTAATTTACATGCTGGCCCGCTATCAGATGCGAATGTTATCGCTCACATTGATTTCTGATATCAGAGACAGGCAGCAGAGACAACGACATTGTCTTCCTTGGGCCTGTGcattttcaaaattgtttttttcccCAAAAGGCAATGAATGAAACAAATGAAGCGAATGAAGCGAATGaagctttgcatatttaagaAGGCGCCGCGCTGGTGGCAGCGCATCAGTCAAGTTGTGGAGCTGCACGCGGCGCTAGCGATTGTAACAATTTAAGGATACCGTTAACTGACACCGATAACTCCGATAACTACCGATAAATATCGACAGCATGATGCAAGGTAACTGATCGCATTGCTGCCGAACATCATCGATGCTAACAACGTTTATTGCAGCTAGAGTGGTCCTGCCCCTGCTTGCGCTTACActggtgggcgtggccagtgCCGTTAGCAAACTGGACGACTTTGATCATCTGACAACGGTGGAGATGTGCGAACTGTTGCCATCGGACACAAGCTTTCTGCGCCCAAACACCTGCAACAACTGGGTAACCTGTCCGATTAATGGCACCACCATAGAGGAGGGCACCTGTGCCGCTGGACTTCACTATAACAAGGATCAGGGACGCTGTACCATGGCCTCCAATGTCGTTTGCCCATACGCAAATACTGCTGACTCTGGCACCAACGCACTTGTCAATGCCTGCGCCAATGAGACGGATGGCACTTTCCTAGCCGATCCAAGCAGCTATAACTGTCACGGCTATCTACTGTGCAAGGGGCGTCGCGAGTTCAAGGCCGATTGTCCCAACGAGCTGGTCTTCAATCCTCGCTCACGTTCTTGCGTCTATTCCACCCAATATAGTTGCCCCACCAGCAGCACGAAGACAACTTCGCCCGTCTGTCGTGCCTTGCCCAACAATACGCGCCTGGCCAACGAGGAGCATTGCCACAAGTACTATGTCTGCCTGAACGAGGTGCTCCATGAGCGCGAGTGTGCCGCCCAGATGGCTTACGACGTGTCTCTGGGCCGCTGCGTTGCCGCAGCCAATGCCACCTGCTACGCGACGGCGGCGCTGCCACCGCCAGAGAACACCTTCTGCATGGTCAACGGTACAACGGCGCGTCAGGGCTACTTTGCCGATGATGAGTCCTGCAGCCACTACTATATCTGCAAGGCTCCTGCTAATGGCAAGCATGACACGAACCCCCAGCATCT
The sequence above is a segment of the Drosophila virilis strain 15010-1051.87 chromosome 3, Dvir_AGI_RSII-ME, whole genome shotgun sequence genome. Coding sequences within it:
- the LOC6624545 gene encoding peritrophin-44; the encoded protein is MMQARVVLPLLALTLVGVASAVSKLDDFDHLTTVEMCELLPSDTSFLRPNTCNNWVTCPINGTTIEEGTCAAGLHYNKDQGRCTMASNVVCPYANTADSGTNALVNACANETDGTFLADPSSYNCHGYLLCKGRREFKADCPNELVFNPRSRSCVYSTQYSCPTSSTKTTSPVCRALPNNTRLANEEHCHKYYVCLNEVLHERECAAQMAYDVSLGRCVAAANATCYATAALPPPENTFCMVNGTTARQGYFADDESCSHYYICKAPANGKHDTNPQHLQCPLGSYFDVEKLSCRDRVNVRCTLDRCADFALTYVNVLGDCQAYARCSNGVRVSIGHCPTDYYFDERSQGCTPTNHNYVACSA